GAAGCAGCAGACCCGCCAGCGGCTCAGAACATAAGTTCAGTCATGCTTTAGATTTAGTTGCACCTGAACCGGCTCTTCATGGCGAACAATGCGGTGTAGGTACTATAATGATGATGCACCTGCATGGTGGAGACTGGCAATTTATCAGAGATGCTTTGAAGAAGATGAAAGCGCCCACTACCGCCCAAGAGTTAGGAATTGATGATAAATACATAATTAAAGCCCTTACTATTGCACACAGTATCCGAAAGGACAGATACACAATATTAGGTGATAGAGGTCTTACCCCTGAAGCTGCTGAAAAGCTAGCTATTAAAACGGAAGTGATATAATTGATTACACTCATTGGAAAAAAACTTGCAAAAAAAGGATTAACTTTTATGTATTATGGGCCTGCAGAAGAATGTGCATCATGCCGGTTTAAAGGTACCTGCGTTGATTCTTTAGAAGAAGGGCGTTTGTATATCGTACGTAATATCAAAGACACAGAACAACCATGCAAAACTCATGAAGATAGAAAAGTAAAAGTCGTAGAAGTTGAAAAAGTAAATATTAATGCAATGGTTGATTCAAAAAGAGCTTTTGAAGGATCTATGATTTCTTTTGAACCAGCAGAGTGTGATGAAATTTGTGAAATGAAGAATCTCTGTTTTCCAGAGGGATTATATCATGGAGATAAATGTAAGATCTTAAAAACTTTAGGAAAACCCAGCCAAAAATGTGCAAAAGGATATGAGCTCAATAAAGTTATCTTAAAATATTAAAAACATTGATTTAGACTAATGTTCTTATTTATTCCACATCCCAATAGTTTTGTTATATTATTTCATTAAATAAGTTTTATAATTTTTTGGAGAATTGATATGAATTTAAAGAAAATGGCAGGATATGAAGCAGCCAAAGAAGTTAAAGACGGTCAAATTGTAGGTTTAGGAACTGGTTCAACTACCCATTATTTTATTGAAAAATTAGGTATTATGATAAAAGAAGAAGGCTTGGAAATAATGGGAATTCCTACATCTTATCAATCATTTTTCTTAGCTAAAAATTGCAATATTCCTATAACTACTCTAGAAGAACATGATCTAGATATTGCAGTAGATGGTGCTGATGAAGTTGACCCTGCCCTTAATTTGATTAAAGGAGGAGGTGCGGCACACACCTTAGAAAAAATTGTTGATTATTCCGCTAATCAATTTATAGTGATTGTTGATGATTCAAAAATAGTTGAAACTCTTGGAAAATTCCCAGTACCTGTAGAGGTAGTTCCACAATCCCTAAGAACTGTTACCAAAAAGCTTGAAGATATGGGAGGAATTCCCAAAATAAGGATGGCGGAGAGAAAAGACGGGCCAGTGATTACAGATAATGGGAATTTCGTTATCGATACAGATTTTGGCCTTTTAAAAAATCCTTCGCAATTAGAAATTGAGTTAAATTCTATCCCAGGTGTATTAGAAAATGGAATATTCTGCAATGCAACAAACAATGTTATTGTAGGGACTCCTGATGGAATAAAAAGAATTTAAATAATTAAATGGGTAATTTGCAATCCTTCTAAAAATAATTGTTCGCATTTAACTTAATGTGAACTGAAAATCGTTTAATATTTTAGAAAAAATAAAAGTGGCTTTTGCTGATTTTCATCAGCTTTTAGCCTAAAAAGTTTAGTTTTTTTTTATCTAGATTTTTCCGCTGATTCCGCCTCTCATGAATCCAAAGCCGACTAGTGCGCCTAAAGCTAGAACTCCTACTATACCGTAAATGTACCAGTTGGAATTATTTGGGTCAGTTGAAGTACTTGCTTTTGATACTTCGTAAGCCTTTGGAGCAGAACTACCAGTTTCAGCCTCTTCAGTAGTGGTCTGACTTGCAGCACTAACTGGAACAAAACTTGTACCAACAGAAGAACCACCAAATGAACTAGAACCACCATGGGATCCTCCATTAGATCCTCCATTGCTGGAAGAACCACCATTGTTAGTGGATCCACCATTATTCACCCAGTGATTACCACCATTATTAGTGGTACCATTAGTATTAGTGGTGCCATTGTTATGGGTGCCGGGTAAAACATCCGGTAATCCTAAGATATACTGTAACGCATTACCTCCAGCCAAAATAGCAGCCAGATCAGCACTAGAAATTGGTTTAGTGGAATAAGAGCTAACTATTGGTGCAGAAATCAAATTAGCAGATGAATAATCACCTTTATATAATTTGATGTACTCTTCATAAGAGTTTGAACCTGAAGCAAATTTTGGAGCAACCCAGTTAATAATTACTGCCACTCCAGTATTGGTTTTTGAATTCCACTTAATCAAAATTCCAACATTTGATCCATTTTCTGCTTTAGTGTCATTAGATGTTAACCTTAAATTGTAATATGTTCCAGCACCTGCGGAAACACTTAACAGATACTCAAGAATATCATCTTTACAGTTGTCATTAGTCGTTACATAGATGTATTTTTCATCCTCGCCTACAGGATAGTTCTCAAAGATATAATCTACCAGTAAGTATCCTGGTGAGCTGCCCCCACAGACGTGATTATGCCATAACCAGGCCATAAGTGCATCATATGGTGGATCATATAACAATACATCTTCAATGTTGTAGTTCTGGTTACATTGCACCAGTTCTCCGCTGGTTGCATTGTATTCAAATGCAACGGTTACTACTTTTGTGCCATTTTTATATGCAAAGTCAAAGACCAAATTTTTCCATAAAGCAGTGTGCACAGGTAATAGTGTGGCTCTGCTGAGTCTGGATCCCAGGACTTCATATACTCCATCCCAAACCATGTCTGTACTTTGACCAGCAAAACGCACATAACCTGCTGATGTAAACACGGTTAATAAAGAACTGTCTTTTTCTATATCAATGCCCATGGCTTTGAAAAGTTCTATGGCCATATTAGCAGCATCAATACCAATCTGTTTGAAGAAATCAGCAGTAAAATTACCTGCAGTATAAGTCATATTGGCAGGTACAGCTGCAACTAGATTAGTCTGATTTAAAATATACTCCATGTCCAATCCATG
The DNA window shown above is from Methanobacterium alcaliphilum and carries:
- a CDS encoding FmdE family protein, translated to AIFNMNATAAYKLGREVTKKANQLLNFTNADSVLCITTAGLTYWDGSTTEDCLEGILNEAKGLITYGQGNLLTLQRTRVDPVDFGFIINKNGALTIAYFVNGSLTPTYVGTISENMTSAQWNVLKTKLGNDAFPYASLANAWAIGLSSDILRQAAYHGHLCLGTISGQAMIETLLKYYPATNEYGLPLEGVSYNVVGVPGGSDDDSFTFAMDATTGKRAYVGINTTDNNMVGFIRWNSQSNTGTLIIMMYDEDEVVALFKSETGLSAYSSISSELKFNKWLVSKLETNPESLVKILYAFDNLTVEQLHYLMGYEPNKGSTTIEAHGLDMEYILNQTNLVAAVPANMTYTAGNFTADFFKQIGIDAANMAIELFKAMGIDIEKDSSLLTVFTSAGYVRFAGQSTDMVWDGVYEVLGSRLSRATLLPVHTALWKNLVFDFAYKNGTKVVTVAFEYNATSGELVQCNQNYNIEDVLLYDPPYDALMAWLWHNHVCGGSSPGYLLVDYIFENYPVGEDEKYIYVTTNDNCKDDILEYLLSVSAGAGTYYNLRLTSNDTKAENGSNVGILIKWNSKTNTGVAVIINWVAPKFASGSNSYEEYIKLYKGDYSSANLISAPIVSSYSTKPISSADLAAILAGGNALQYILGLPDVLPGTHNNGTTNTNGTTNNGGNHWVNNGGSTNNGGSSSNGGSNGGSHGGSSSFGGSSVGTSFVPVSAASQTTTEEAETGSSAPKAYEVSKASTSTDPNNSNWYIYGIVGVLALGALVGFGFMRGGISGKI
- the rpiA gene encoding ribose-5-phosphate isomerase RpiA — translated: MNLKKMAGYEAAKEVKDGQIVGLGTGSTTHYFIEKLGIMIKEEGLEIMGIPTSYQSFFLAKNCNIPITTLEEHDLDIAVDGADEVDPALNLIKGGGAAHTLEKIVDYSANQFIVIVDDSKIVETLGKFPVPVEVVPQSLRTVTKKLEDMGGIPKIRMAERKDGPVITDNGNFVIDTDFGLLKNPSQLEIELNSIPGVLENGIFCNATNNVIVGTPDGIKRI
- a CDS encoding UPF0179 family protein, which codes for MITLIGKKLAKKGLTFMYYGPAEECASCRFKGTCVDSLEEGRLYIVRNIKDTEQPCKTHEDRKVKVVEVEKVNINAMVDSKRAFEGSMISFEPAECDEICEMKNLCFPEGLYHGDKCKILKTLGKPSQKCAKGYELNKVILKY